The nucleotide sequence GTGGGGGATTCTAATTTTCTTCATGACTAATCCATATATCCTTCCACTCGGACATCGTTTAGAAGTTGGGATTCATTTCTTACTGCAATATGCATTTATTCAATACCAACCTAGGTATATTTACTTGATCTAGCTACTCCAAGTTCATCTAGGTCCATCATCTATTTCTTCTAGGTTGTATATGAATGCTTTGTTTTCCTCTCTTCAGTAGTCTTGGGTCCCTGGAGAAGCAAACCATGCTGCTGAATGTAGGATGTTGCCGCTAAGGCCCCGCCTTGGTCTTTGTTCTTTCCCGGGGACGGCCTCCCCAATTCCCCGGGAGCCATGGCCAGAACCTGCTAATATTGTTAGTGTTATTTTCCCTTAGTGTTTTCTCCTTACATTGGACTGGCCTCTTTGACTTCtcctttctttttgttgttgttgatgtttAATTTCTTGAGGACTTGGCTCCTGTGCTTTGTTCCGCTTTTGCCTTGTTGGCACATTTTGAATAAAGCATCGAATTGTCGAAAACGTGACGGTATAATCGTTACACGTAGAGATGTAGAAGAGAAAGTATACATACCATTTGTTTATTTACATATAATATCCAAATAATGTAGCTGATTACAGCAGTTATCGGGTGGTTGGATGTAAACGTGTCTTTGCATGTCCGCTTGCATCTAGCAATATTTGGGATGCCCTTAACAGGTCATCTTCccccctttttttcctctttcctTTCCATTTCCAACAACTCTCCTCCTAATTATAAGTATTTTACAGCTCCTTATCAACAAATCTGTTCTTTTAACAGTTTTACACACGCGTTTGACCCAACAAAATATagataataaagaaaataaaaaatgcacaCGCATTTGTTTGTGCGTGTGTGTATGGTCGAAGCCTCCAACGATCCAACTGCACATGCAACGGGAGAACAAGAAACAACGTTTCCAAAAATTTGTCACACCAATCTCAAGTATTCTGCAACATCAATTGGTGAGCATTCTATATCACTTGGTAAACTTTCATTGCCTCTATGAATAGTTCTTGTGGTTAtgtagatttttcgtattttcttttgggtttgtgGTTTCCTGATTTTGGTTGTCATTGtttctttttattgatttaaattgatggaattgcTTCTGACATGATTTTCTTTTAGCATTGTGGGAatcatttaattattttggGGGCCTTTTTACAAGCACGGGTTTCGTAGGGGATTTGTTTTTTCATCGTGATAAACCATGGTTTAAATCGTTGTTTTTTCTTGAGATACATCATGCACACTTCATATAATCTTACTTCGCTAATCGCTAAGTTATATAACCACCATTAAATTCTCTTTTGTTCAAATTCTtataccaaaagaaaagaaggtgtGGAGCAAAAGTTAATGATGATAGGGTTTATATCTTTATTGAAATTGGAATTAGATTTCCAAAATCCCGCACTCGTGAGAATGTTATGATGTAaccgccgggggggggggggggggtggtgggggtggggtggggcgGCTTTACTCAAATTCTAAAATCATTTTGACAATTTGATAACTTTAATATGTTTCTTGTACACACTTGTTTCAAACAATATGATGAACTTTTGACACCAAAGGGTGTCGAACTAGGCTAGTGGTTACCAGGTCAGATATGTCCTTTAGGCCTCTATTACTATTAGGAGATGGTTGTTCATGTCTAATTCCCTTCTGAATTCGGATCCCCTCAAAATTAAGAATCATTTCAATATGCATACcttgaatttgtagggttatcCATTTCTATCCAATCCTCTGTACTAAACAAGGCCTTAGAGATATCACAAACCTAATGGATGTTTTAATTTGTAAACACCTATGAAAGAAATAATTAGAAAGAACTTCAAAGGAATTTCCTTTGACATGATCAATTTTTTATCATAGTGGTTGTTAACATTCTCATATTTCCATGGTATGGACGCACACTCTTACATCTGCTTTATTTGGTCACTTGAAATGCTGATATCTCATCCCAAATTGTTATATAAATTTGTGCACAATGTTGTATAGTTATGTCCAACTTGGAATTTTTTCTTTGCAGTTGAATTTTAGCAGAATAATTGTTGCTATTTACTATAAGTAAACGGTTGTTGTTTCATTTAGGAATCTTCAGAACAAAATCTTGGGCGTGATTCTATGAACACCTCTCCATAGcataatttcttgattcttgaaCTTTGTCAAAGTAGTAAACTTTTCCAAGAAAGAGTATGAAGTGATATGGGTTTGCTATGTGCATGGCTGTTGGCTGTGTTTGCTTCTATCATgttttttaatgttaatttttttgtaggCATTAGTTTAAAGCTGAAGTAATATGGGAGGGGGAACAGGAAACAACGACGAGTCTACTGACAGAGGGCTATTTTCAAATCTTGCTGGATTTGCTTCTGGACACCTTGCACGACCTGGATCACACCATGGATATCCTCCTCAAGGTGGATATCCTCCCCAAGGTGGGTACCCTCCTCAAGGAGGTTACCCTCCCCAAGGTGGGTACCCTCCTCAAGGTGGTTACCCTCCCCAAGGTGGATACCCTCCTTCCGGTGGGTACCCTCCATCTGGGTATCCTCCCGGACCTCCCCCCGCAGGATATCCGCCAACAGCCCATCCGGCCCCTGGTGGATATCCACCAGCCGGTTATCCAGGTCCATCAGCTCCACATCATTCAGGTAACCGAATCACTGTCACTTAGTTCTCTTATATAATTTGTGATATGCGAGTATATATGGTTCAGTTTCAATAAATTTATCCTCAGTACGTGGTCCtccatatattttattattgatttcCCGTCTAAGAGAAGCTTCAACTGAGGTAGCAAACTTTTTCTTCTCAATAGTCATTTCTTGAATCTCAGAACCCTAGGGTTGTTTAAGAACTGAACTGAACCACTCAAGCAATCCAAACTGATAAAAGTTGTGTAGTTTGGATTGGGGTCTCTTCTCGATACATTTtgctccagaaaataaatttgttcAACTGAACCAAACTGATGCTGATGACCATTCAAAATGAGAATATAGTTGGAAAGCTGTTGGTAGACTTACATACACCTTCCTCTTTGTTTTAGAGAATCGCAAGCATCAATTAGGGTTTAATTAAGGAATTAGTGTTGTGCATTACTTTATAAGCCATGTAGTGCATGTTTCCGTTCCTCTTGTTTCTTCCTtataataattaagaaattattGCTAAATGTTTGAGATATTACTTACATTTCTCTACATACAATATTCTACGATTTTCAGTCGCGATTTTAGCTGacgaaaatatatatattacagGGCGTGGATCATCAGGTATGGGGATGGGGGCCATGTTAGCTGGGGGTGCTGCTGCCGCAGCTGCTGGCTACGGAGTTCACCATCTTGTGCATGGGAGTCACCATGGTGGCGGATATGGTCATGGCGGCGGATATGGTCATGGTGGCTATGGGGGCTTCGGTCATGGAAAGTTCAAACATGGGAAACATGGAAAGTTTAAGCATGGGAAACATGGCAAGTTCAAGAAATGGAAGTAATAGTTCATCTAAGGAAATCGAATGGAGGGTTCAAGATCCAAATCCCTTCCTCTATTGATAATACTACAGTACAATTGGTGTTATTCACATGCAGATGTTTGAAAGATGTTATTGTGTTCTTTTTTTCTGAAAGGATGTTATTGTGCATGCCCATGCGCAGTTTTACAAGCTTATTTGTTTAATCTTACAAGCTTAGTTCTTTGTGTTTTTGTGATTTAAATATCTTTTTCTATTTGTTAAATCTTTATTAATGTTTGATAATCCGTCTTACAAGATCATTATCCTTGCCTCCTTTTTTGGATCTTTCTTTCAAGGCTTTATTAGTTCTGTGGTATATAGATCATCGACGGCAGCACAAGTAGGTGCCTGTGCAACACCACAGGTGAGAGAATAGGTAGAGAAAATGGATTTTAGTGATGATTATATATCCTTCTGGATCTTCTTTCAATtcattactatatatatatgtaaacgTATCATATATCTACTACCAAAAGCCTATGTAGAAACAGACGCAATATGTTGAAGAGTATCACATGCTTACAAAAACATAAGCAAATGTGCATAGAGGGTTATCCGTTAAAATCATTGTGGAACAAAagatgagaattgttattagtattcaaaaaatttcaaatgacaCTCCTtaaaagtgtatttttctttttacttatagaaagtttgaagtgcaaaataagattactagagtgccaataacaattctctaaaaAAGAACCAAATTCTATCAGAGCGTATCACGTAAATATAAAATCATAATAGCAAGTTACCCTTTGACATGGTAATAGGCTAAGCAGACCAGCTTAAAAGAATGACAGAAAATCACAACTATAAGGCCCAAGGCC is from Pyrus communis chromosome 10, drPyrComm1.1, whole genome shotgun sequence and encodes:
- the LOC137749068 gene encoding glycine-rich protein A3-like is translated as MGGGTGNNDESTDRGLFSNLAGFASGHLARPGSHHGYPPQGGYPPQGGYPPQGGYPPQGGYPPQGGYPPQGGYPPSGGYPPSGYPPGPPPAGYPPTAHPAPGGYPPAGYPGPSAPHHSGRGSSGMGMGAMLAGGAAAAAAGYGVHHLVHGSHHGGGYGHGGGYGHGGYGGFGHGKFKHGKHGKFKHGKHGKFKKWK